One Triticum dicoccoides isolate Atlit2015 ecotype Zavitan chromosome 5B, WEW_v2.0, whole genome shotgun sequence genomic window carries:
- the LOC119311159 gene encoding sister chromatid cohesion 1 protein 3-like codes for MFYSHSVLARKSPLGTVWIAAHLERKVNRTQIDGVDVPSYAASIMDPEVPIALRLSGHLLLGLVRIYSWKVNHLFQDCNRMLSAVRTAFASMEAIDLPVDADRAPFEVITLPETFSLDDLSLDDAIRQMDTPDRHRRTSDQITLSGEGYVMITLDEDGGAEFTSPAGRSSGFEPEQLEQETFPPFPEDIISADPPLQGSFSVNPINGHRDTPEILRRATDSASRFEDVIDGGDPMDEDPSPFIEKVTTPPAMHSPLSPVLRTSIPNVPTRISHELVEEDEEPAGDAGLLAPVAFVLEPSPPPQAQGNRRRRRANVQEKRRRPIIDEEIVLPNDYMSNQVDGIELGRLARRRKILPHTAVDVWRFNRISQKDSLFSEPLVQGMCSDLHKAYEGNYPRVSDSDAQPADVVNVRDSDAQPADAVIVRDKDAPTRNADTQEPEPHLTLNSLGNGEATPFDSPPELPRFSPQKDLSPVREEEHTPFETPGRSGTRRSGLGGTGATVPLTHCSSASLGKNTIESHFPFGTDDLDEDLPGFPGLMNTPSMISSAGTSTTGLGSIMSTRTRAAAQYFKGMMSSATSEDQPGKFSLSRILDGRTKKQAASMFFETLALKSYDYIDVHQEEAYGDISVSVRPSLSSAKL; via the coding sequence ATGTTCTACTCCCACTCCGTCCTGGCTCGGAAGAGCCCGCTGGGCACGGTGTGGATCGCCGCGCACCTCGAGCGCAAGGTCAACCGGACGCAGATCGACGGCGTCGACGTCCCCTCCTACGCGGCGTCCATAATGGACCCAGAGGTGCCCATCGCCCTCAGGCTGTCGGGGCATCTCCTCCTCGGGCTCGTCCGCATCTACTCGTGGAAGGTGAACCACCTGTTCCAAGATTGCAACCGGATGCTGAGCGCGGTCAGGACCGCCTTCGCCTCCATGGAGGCGATAGATCTGCCGGTTGACGCGGACCGTGCTCCGTTCGAGGTAATCACTCTGCCGGAGACCTTCAGCCTGGATGACTTGAGCCTTGATGATGCGATTCGTCAGATGGATACGCCGGATCGTCATCGGCGGACCTCTGATCAGATCACCTTGTCTGGAGAAGGGTATGTGATGATCACCCTTGACGAGGATGGTGGAGCAGAGTTCACGTCTCCTGCTGGTCGATCTTCAGGATTTGAGCCTGAACAGCTTGAGCAGGAGACGTTCCCTCCGTTTCCTGAGGATATCATTTCTGCAGATCCTCCTCTGCAAGGCAGTTTTTCAGTGAACCCTATCAATGGGCACCGAGATACACCAGAAATATTGCGCCGAGCGACTGACAGTGCGTCAAGGTTTGAAGATGTTATTGATGGCGGTGACCCCATGGATGAAGATCCGTCGCCGTTCATAGAAAAGGTTACCACGCCACCAGCAATGCACTCACCTTTATCCCCTGTGCTTCGGACATCCATTCCCAATGTTCCAACACGTATCAGCCATGAGCTTgttgaagaagatgaagaaccagcAGGTGACGCTGGACTCTTGGCACCTGTAGCATTTGTCCTTGAACCATCTCCACCACCTCAAGCACAAGGTAACAGGCGAAGGAGAAGGGCGAATGTACAGGAGAAGAGGAGAAGGCCTATAATTGATGAGGAAATCGTGCTCCCCAATGATTATATGAGTAATCAAGTTGATGGCATTGAGCTAGGTAGGCTGGCTCGCAGGAGGAAGATACTGCCCCATACAGCAGTGGATGTGTGGAGGTTCAACAGGATAAGCCAAAAGGACAGCCTTTTTTCTGAACCTCTGGTGCAAGGAATGTGTAGCGATCTTCATAAAGCTTATGAGGGGAACTACCCTCGTGTGAGTGACTCTGATGCTCAGCCTGCCGATGTTGTGAATGTTCGTGACTCTGATGCTCAGCCTGCCGATGCTGTGATTGTTCGTGACAAGGATGCACCTACAAGAAATGCAGATACACAGGAGCCTGAACCTCACCTCACCTTGAATTCTCTAGGAAATGGAGAGGCAACACCATTTGATTCACCACCTGAGCTCCCTCGCTTCTCTCCACAAAAGGATCTATCTCCAGTAAGAGAAGAAGAACACACCCCTTTTGAAACCCCTGGTCGAAGTGGAACCCGGCGGTCTGGACTTGGAGGAACTGGTGCTACTGTACCACTAACACATTGCAGTTCTGCATCACTTGGAAAAAATACTATTGAATCTCATTTCCCATTCGGTACTGACGATCTTGATGAAGATCTACCGGGGTTTCCTGGGCTCATGAATACCCCTAGCATGATATCCAGTGCGGGTACCAGCACCACAGGATTAGGCAGCATCATGTCTACCAGGACAAGGGCTGCCGCCCAGTACTTCAAAGGTATGATGTCTTCAGCCACGTCAGAAGACCAGCCAGGGAAATTCAGTTTAAGCAGAATCTTGGACGGGAGGACAAAGAAGCAAGCTGCAAGCATGTTCTTTGAAACATTGGCCCTGAAGAGCTATGATTATATCGATGTCCATCAGGAAGAAGCGTATGGCGATATTTCAGTTTCGGTTAGACCGTCACTCTCGAGCGCTAAACTTTGA